From Candidatus Vondammii sp. HM_W22, one genomic window encodes:
- a CDS encoding RnfABCDGE type electron transport complex subunit D, translated as MTQKDPHLLLQSAPMLRQGMTTPQAMKDVWYALTPAVLAALWFFGIGALLLLITTIAGALLTEWIFTSEDRRRTAIGDNSAALTGLLLGLTLPPSLPLWMAFLGGVVAIGLGKIIWGGLGNNLFNPALVGRAFLLGTFPIAMTTWTAAIGPSGFFDIQGSILALPFQSPVYDAMSAATPLGLMKFEQQSTDLLNLFIGNTSGSLGETSGLLLILGGLFLLLRRDLDWRIPAAIFISASLFSLALFLTDSVRFPDPFFTLFSGGMLLGAIYMATDPVTSPLTPKGTWIFGIGIGILVVLIRTFGGLPEGMMYAILLMNAATPLIDRYTQPRVFGRGGKAK; from the coding sequence GTGACGCAGAAAGATCCTCATCTGCTACTCCAGTCCGCCCCCATGCTGCGCCAGGGAATGACCACTCCTCAGGCGATGAAGGATGTCTGGTATGCATTGACACCCGCCGTTCTGGCGGCGCTCTGGTTTTTTGGCATTGGCGCTCTCCTGTTACTGATAACCACGATTGCAGGCGCTCTGCTGACAGAGTGGATTTTCACTTCAGAAGATCGACGAAGGACGGCGATCGGTGATAACAGCGCCGCACTTACCGGCTTGCTACTGGGGCTCACCCTGCCTCCTTCGCTGCCCCTCTGGATGGCATTTCTCGGCGGCGTGGTCGCTATCGGCCTCGGTAAGATAATCTGGGGTGGGCTCGGCAACAACCTGTTCAACCCCGCCCTGGTTGGCCGTGCCTTCCTGCTCGGCACCTTCCCTATCGCCATGACAACCTGGACAGCGGCAATCGGCCCATCCGGTTTTTTTGACATTCAGGGCAGCATTCTGGCGCTGCCGTTCCAATCGCCTGTCTATGATGCGATGTCTGCCGCAACTCCCCTGGGCCTGATGAAGTTTGAACAGCAGAGCACCGATCTCCTCAACCTGTTTATCGGCAATACATCCGGCTCCCTGGGCGAGACCAGCGGGCTGCTGCTTATCTTGGGTGGCCTGTTCCTATTGCTGCGACGGGATCTGGACTGGCGCATACCGGCGGCAATCTTCATCTCAGCCAGCCTCTTCTCCCTGGCCCTTTTCCTGACAGATTCAGTACGCTTTCCCGACCCCTTCTTCACGCTCTTCTCCGGCGGTATGTTACTGGGCGCCATCTACATGGCCACAGACCCGGTCACCTCGCCATTGACGCCCAAGGGAACATGGATATTCGGTATTGGAATCGGCATTCTGGTTGTGCTTATCCGCACCTTTGGCGGCCTGCCTGAAGGGATGATGTATGCCATTCTGTTGATGAATGCAGCGACACCGCTGATCGACCGTTACACCCAACCCCGTGTTTTTGGACGTGGGGGTAAGGCAAAATGA
- a CDS encoding FMN-binding protein: protein MSNDVTKEPGSTRLVLSLAIAGFISGVAIIGIYEATLSTITENKARELREAVFKVLPGVSQLQQLQYKDDKLVAAPGEKPSDLTLYGGYDEKGGFIGYAIPSAGPGFQDTIKVLYGYLPESRRIVGMEILESRETPGLGDKIYKDPEFVANFANLAADPSIKTMKKGTKSAANEIDAITGATISSKAVARIINEGHQHWKDLLPPPGNEPKITIDIKGGER, encoded by the coding sequence ATGAGCAATGATGTGACCAAAGAGCCGGGGAGCACACGGCTGGTTCTCTCTCTCGCCATTGCCGGTTTCATCTCGGGTGTCGCCATCATCGGTATCTACGAGGCGACGCTCTCCACCATTACTGAGAACAAGGCACGAGAGCTTCGCGAGGCTGTTTTCAAAGTGCTGCCCGGCGTCAGCCAGCTACAGCAATTGCAGTATAAAGATGACAAGCTGGTTGCCGCACCCGGAGAAAAACCAAGCGACCTGACGTTATACGGTGGTTACGATGAGAAAGGTGGCTTCATCGGCTACGCAATACCCAGTGCCGGACCGGGTTTCCAGGACACCATCAAAGTACTCTACGGTTATCTGCCGGAGAGCCGGCGTATTGTCGGCATGGAGATTCTGGAAAGCCGCGAAACTCCCGGCCTAGGCGATAAAATCTACAAAGATCCTGAGTTTGTTGCCAACTTCGCCAACCTCGCAGCAGATCCCTCAATCAAGACAATGAAAAAAGGGACCAAATCGGCCGCCAACGAAATTGACGCCATTACCGGGGCAACCATCTCCTCAAAGGCGGTTGCACGCATCATCAATGAAGGGCATCAACACTGGAAAGATCTGTTGCCACCACCCGGTAACGAGCCAAAGATTACGATTGACATAAAAGGAGGCGAACGGTGA
- a CDS encoding ferredoxin, whose amino-acid sequence MTAALSVNGWTDEAESLPAIPTEVKDAEASKEILHALRHFHLGNPGVRKQFEPLADDLLPPLLNPYRDATRLRYDYPLFLYPADDETGNEAPVLAKPIARFLQDMANSFAPDEGSTQILKDNLPRLEWDLRNHLRNENAPVDARTTLTELASAMVERLHLNSESSEILRNDLDRLIDAAPKNGQFLAYGQYPAIHLLIHVIRSRIKPRQIQFQQQIQGYIRDLNKLLQVERDKSAEATQPESLENSVGFGADMFDPAALSKVMDHSHGSIGMSAERLQRVKDALSTLESYQGEEILGRFVHMGTLDTTHLAGIPGFEVTTAPEPCAHATELFDREAEQLAKVFAAARIARLEIESLYDPAIHDPWFDNFSWEAFSQDELLLVPAVIALDAADRVAGPSMQAFSQLLSSGRPVHILVRVLAHANPGTSTNSDPFSNYRSELGYFGISHRQAVVSQASAARPEKLLEHFSTALEATRTSLHLINVGLRPTGEDAGLNAWLIAGAALEGRVHPFFHINPSAGDSFADRMDFSGNPQPEKEWPVSPFSYLDENSSQVDTELAFTFADYALLINNLHEHFAPVPLVCESDSLLPIAEYLALSQEEAETSIPFVWGVNKAGELRQLAITRTLVQACRDRLNFWHTLQEMSGIRNRYVELAVEEASQQIKAEAAAEREQLNEEHEQALDTARAEVAGEVMGRLTDVLLGMEFTTGTAQMPTATSAPSQHAETAAEEMSEAEASAAEEEEEALGFDEAWIDSPLCTTCNDCTNMNPLMFVYNDNKQAVIADLNAGTYLQLVEAAEICPSKCIHPGKPFNPGEAGLEELVERAAAFN is encoded by the coding sequence ATGACAGCAGCACTGAGTGTTAACGGATGGACCGACGAGGCAGAGTCGCTCCCGGCCATACCGACTGAAGTGAAAGATGCAGAGGCCAGTAAGGAGATTCTCCACGCTCTGCGGCACTTTCATTTGGGCAACCCCGGGGTACGGAAGCAATTCGAACCGCTGGCAGATGATCTGCTGCCGCCGTTGCTGAATCCCTATCGTGACGCCACCAGATTACGGTACGACTACCCGCTGTTCCTCTATCCGGCGGATGATGAGACCGGGAATGAGGCGCCCGTGTTGGCTAAACCCATCGCCCGGTTTCTCCAGGATATGGCCAACTCGTTCGCTCCGGACGAAGGCAGCACTCAAATACTCAAGGATAATCTACCGCGCCTCGAATGGGATCTACGCAACCATCTGCGCAACGAAAATGCCCCGGTCGATGCCAGAACCACCCTCACAGAACTCGCTTCAGCGATGGTTGAGAGGCTGCATCTCAACAGCGAAAGCAGCGAAATACTGCGCAACGACCTTGACAGACTGATTGATGCTGCTCCAAAAAATGGACAGTTTCTGGCCTATGGCCAGTATCCCGCTATCCATCTGCTGATCCATGTCATCCGCAGTCGGATAAAGCCACGGCAAATCCAGTTTCAGCAACAGATCCAGGGGTATATCCGTGATCTGAACAAGCTGCTCCAGGTGGAAAGGGATAAATCGGCCGAAGCCACCCAGCCGGAAAGTCTTGAGAACAGTGTCGGCTTTGGCGCCGACATGTTCGATCCAGCGGCACTCTCAAAGGTAATGGATCACTCCCACGGATCTATCGGCATGTCTGCCGAACGACTGCAACGGGTAAAAGACGCGCTCAGCACCCTGGAGTCTTACCAAGGGGAGGAGATCCTGGGGCGCTTTGTCCATATGGGCACGCTGGATACGACGCACCTCGCAGGAATCCCCGGTTTTGAGGTGACCACCGCCCCTGAACCCTGCGCTCATGCCACTGAACTCTTTGATCGGGAAGCAGAGCAGCTGGCAAAGGTCTTTGCTGCTGCCCGCATCGCCAGACTGGAGATCGAAAGCCTCTACGATCCTGCCATACATGACCCCTGGTTTGACAACTTCAGCTGGGAGGCCTTCTCCCAGGACGAGCTACTGCTGGTGCCCGCCGTGATTGCCTTGGATGCAGCGGACCGGGTGGCCGGCCCCAGCATGCAGGCATTTTCACAATTATTGAGCTCAGGCCGTCCAGTACACATACTGGTCCGCGTCCTGGCCCATGCCAACCCGGGCACCTCAACCAATAGCGACCCCTTCAGCAATTACCGCTCTGAACTCGGCTATTTTGGCATCAGTCATCGTCAGGCAGTGGTCTCCCAGGCCTCTGCCGCCCGCCCTGAAAAGCTGCTTGAACACTTCTCAACCGCCCTTGAGGCAACCCGTACCAGTCTCCATCTGATCAACGTCGGATTGCGGCCAACGGGAGAAGATGCCGGACTCAACGCCTGGCTGATTGCGGGTGCGGCTCTGGAGGGGCGGGTTCATCCGTTTTTTCATATCAACCCCTCTGCCGGTGACAGTTTTGCCGACCGTATGGATTTCAGCGGCAATCCTCAGCCGGAAAAAGAGTGGCCGGTCAGCCCTTTCAGCTACCTCGACGAAAACAGCAGTCAGGTGGATACCGAACTGGCCTTCACCTTTGCCGACTACGCGCTGCTCATCAACAATCTGCACGAACATTTTGCACCCGTACCCCTGGTCTGCGAATCAGACAGTCTGCTGCCGATTGCCGAATACCTGGCCCTCTCACAAGAAGAGGCGGAAACCTCTATCCCCTTCGTCTGGGGGGTCAACAAAGCTGGTGAACTGAGACAGCTGGCAATCACCCGCACTCTGGTTCAGGCCTGCCGCGACCGGCTGAATTTCTGGCATACCCTGCAGGAGATGTCCGGAATACGTAACCGCTATGTGGAACTGGCGGTGGAAGAGGCGAGCCAGCAGATCAAGGCAGAAGCGGCAGCGGAACGGGAGCAACTTAACGAAGAACATGAGCAGGCGCTCGACACAGCACGCGCCGAAGTGGCTGGAGAGGTCATGGGTCGCTTGACCGATGTACTGCTCGGCATGGAGTTCACCACCGGCACAGCTCAAATGCCAACCGCAACCAGCGCACCCTCACAGCACGCCGAAACGGCTGCAGAAGAAATGAGTGAAGCGGAAGCATCTGCGGCCGAAGAAGAGGAGGAGGCGCTTGGTTTCGATGAAGCCTGGATCGACAGCCCCCTCTGCACCACCTGTAATGACTGCACTAACATGAACCCACTGATGTTCGTCTACAACGACAATAAACAGGCAGTAATCGCCGATCTGAACGCCGGCACCTACTTACAGTTGGTGGAAGCGGCCGAGATCTGCCCCTCGAAGTGCATACATCCGGGTAAACCATTCAATCCCGGCGAGGCGGGACTGGAAGAGCTGGTCGAACGTGCGGCAGCTTTCAACTAA
- the rsxC gene encoding electron transport complex subunit RsxC has translation MSLLNLFQTSFRHGVHPAGNKEQTADRPIQRFPFVEHYVMPLGQHIGAPAKPVVEVGDKVVRGQLIAEARAFVSTCLHSPVTGRIKDIGPHRYTDGTFKPAIEIEADPFATQQLELKSPIDWQSLSMDEFIAQVQQAGIVGMGGAAFPAHVKYAIPEGQKIHDLLVNGAECEPYLTNDHRLMMERPEALLRGIEILMTKLGAERATIGVESNKPEAIEVLNRHLDPDGPIDVISLPVKYPQGAEKMLIKAVYDKEVAAGELPRDMGVAVNNVGTLVAVADWFDRRMPLIERVVTVSGPGAAYPANLIVPIGTPVHDVLQFCGGIKEETREVVMGGPMMGAPIASLDVPVLKGSSGILAFTEQETARPREYPCIRCARCLEACPYFLNPSRLARLGKARLFEEMSVYKVMDCVECGACTFACPSNIPIVQLIRTAKDNLRHNKVKTA, from the coding sequence ATGTCACTGTTAAACCTATTCCAAACTTCTTTCCGCCACGGCGTCCACCCCGCGGGCAATAAAGAGCAGACGGCGGACCGGCCAATCCAGCGGTTCCCTTTCGTCGAGCACTATGTAATGCCACTGGGGCAGCACATCGGCGCGCCGGCCAAACCGGTTGTCGAGGTGGGCGACAAGGTAGTACGTGGCCAGCTGATCGCCGAAGCCAGGGCCTTTGTATCCACCTGCCTGCACAGCCCGGTAACTGGCCGGATAAAAGATATCGGGCCTCATCGCTATACGGATGGCACCTTCAAGCCGGCGATAGAGATTGAAGCAGACCCCTTTGCCACCCAGCAGTTAGAGCTTAAATCACCGATCGACTGGCAATCGCTCTCCATGGACGAATTTATCGCCCAGGTTCAGCAGGCAGGTATTGTCGGCATGGGCGGTGCCGCTTTTCCCGCCCATGTAAAATACGCCATCCCTGAAGGGCAGAAAATCCACGACCTGCTGGTCAACGGGGCCGAGTGCGAGCCCTACCTGACCAATGATCATCGCCTGATGATGGAGCGGCCCGAGGCACTGCTACGCGGCATCGAGATCTTGATGACCAAGTTGGGCGCAGAGCGCGCCACCATTGGCGTTGAGTCCAACAAGCCTGAGGCGATCGAGGTACTGAACCGACACCTTGATCCTGATGGACCCATCGACGTGATATCCCTGCCGGTAAAATACCCTCAGGGTGCGGAAAAAATGTTGATTAAAGCAGTCTATGACAAAGAAGTTGCGGCAGGAGAGTTACCAAGGGATATGGGGGTCGCTGTGAATAATGTTGGCACCCTGGTAGCCGTTGCCGACTGGTTTGATCGCCGCATGCCACTGATCGAACGGGTAGTAACCGTCTCAGGACCGGGAGCCGCCTATCCGGCTAACCTGATCGTGCCCATCGGCACCCCGGTGCACGATGTACTCCAGTTTTGCGGCGGCATAAAAGAGGAGACCAGAGAAGTGGTGATGGGAGGGCCGATGATGGGCGCCCCGATTGCCAGCCTGGATGTACCGGTTTTGAAAGGCAGTTCAGGCATTCTCGCCTTTACTGAGCAGGAGACGGCACGGCCCAGGGAGTATCCCTGTATCCGCTGTGCCCGTTGCCTGGAAGCCTGTCCCTATTTTCTTAACCCCTCCCGCCTAGCCCGGCTTGGCAAAGCGCGGCTATTCGAAGAGATGAGCGTGTATAAGGTTATGGACTGTGTGGAGTGCGGGGCCTGCACCTTTGCCTGCCCGTCAAATATCCCCATCGTGCAACTGATCCGCACCGCAAAAGACAATCTACGACATAACAAGGTGAAAACAGCGTGA
- a CDS encoding RnfABCDGE type electron transport complex subunit B, whose protein sequence is MVFDPGNLITAPAVMAGMGLFFGVILAVASRVFRVKEDPRLLGTEELLPGTNCGACGEPGCAPFAEALIKGEVQPSGCTVASEDTVEAIAEFLGVDAGEQEKRVARLHCAGGQAQAFQIAEYRGFEGCRAAAVVSGGGKGCSWGCLGLADCEVACTFDVIYMNSNGLPEVDTVGCTACGDCVDACPRDLFEIIPLNQKLFVQCNTPLEGDAAVALCSVACDACGRCSSDAVPGLIEMLDNLPSIHYESGLPVTPAAINRCPTGAIQWLEGDQFHDRTTAETEEEIRYAQL, encoded by the coding sequence ATGGTGTTTGATCCAGGCAACCTCATCACTGCCCCTGCAGTCATGGCCGGAATGGGGCTCTTTTTTGGAGTGATTCTGGCCGTTGCCTCACGCGTATTCAGAGTAAAAGAAGACCCCAGGCTACTGGGAACGGAAGAGCTGTTGCCAGGCACCAACTGCGGTGCCTGTGGCGAGCCGGGTTGCGCCCCTTTTGCCGAGGCACTGATCAAGGGCGAAGTGCAGCCAAGCGGTTGTACGGTCGCCAGTGAAGATACGGTTGAGGCCATCGCCGAATTCCTCGGAGTCGATGCCGGTGAGCAGGAGAAACGGGTCGCCCGCCTGCACTGCGCAGGAGGTCAGGCACAAGCATTCCAGATCGCTGAATACCGTGGCTTCGAGGGCTGTCGCGCAGCAGCCGTGGTATCCGGTGGCGGCAAGGGCTGCTCCTGGGGTTGCCTGGGGCTGGCGGATTGCGAAGTTGCCTGCACCTTTGATGTTATCTATATGAACAGCAACGGCCTCCCGGAAGTGGATACCGTTGGCTGCACCGCCTGCGGCGACTGTGTCGACGCCTGCCCAAGAGACCTGTTCGAAATCATTCCACTCAACCAGAAGCTGTTTGTTCAGTGCAATACACCCCTCGAAGGGGATGCCGCTGTAGCACTCTGCTCCGTCGCCTGCGACGCTTGCGGCCGCTGCTCATCAGATGCCGTTCCCGGACTGATCGAGATGCTGGATAACCTGCCCAGTATCCACTATGAATCCGGTTTGCCGGTAACGCCGGCTGCTATCAACCGTTGCCCTACCGGTGCCATTCAATGGCTGGAAGGTGACCAGTTCCACGACCGGACAACGGCCGAAACCGAAGAGGAAATACGCTATGCCCAGCTTTAA
- a CDS encoding 4Fe-4S binding protein, whose protein sequence is MPSFNDMAIRLYRRFFNVSNIHPDAKEADAVIDGNSAIAFTEACIADVAVLGGTASATGAALAWRHEVQRLSSNLFSGALNSQDTEGPRGALAAAIGQSMAGRRATAFLSAPDLATAQDLLANAAGRHLPLVIHLNNQALPAQGQVLGTGHEALHQAADSGCFILFAANVQEAVDFTLIARKVAEAALIPGLVVMDGDRTALSTQELHLPSPGLIHNFLGASSEQIDSPTPAQEILFGKQRPRVPRWHDLDRPMLQGSLQDPTTFALGVAGDRPYFDQHLDAILTQTFEQFAKLSGRRYSELSSQGVEGASLVLVAQGSAVETAEAVARQLGKKAKLKTGVLGIHCLRPFPGAKLISQLSGKASVAVLERLETPLAGDPPLLRELRAGLDRALENSRFGEAVHPGYPELDAQQRPTLHSAIYGTGGLPLDAAELTHWCKDLKGKHPSRVYLGIDFHNSSNTHPKRQVLLDRIRRAYPDIEQLGVRLKGERDDSRPNGTLTLKVYRQSGRGGETIAAEAGSMLQHLEDGSVRTLPGLSWDDWAGWSSDLMHHTPEGSGDPGDNTPVDFALACSPENLASAQLHQALIQNAGLLVAGADNDDRLWRALGAETRAAILSKSLALYHLPPQDLPDYSIVSDAPSNAEMADAYLLGGLFAALQKQTLIDQTLRRIQATLEKSLEGLSDAEQTALTSTFEAGFEALRQVETSQFSHPVGSSGNWSDDAPLAIQHLGTSDRTIGSLPRFWDQVGILHRDGSSDTLTADPFLSTGAIPPLSATFRDLSEPGSAIPAFSPEACTGCGDCWTACPDSAIGVVAMTPSSLVNGGIQMAGADAVRQIGSKLAARISALGRSGDTDGNLAGELLGQAWDWLQQKAPLPEERKATIQEGFDRLVNQIGNLPMAITDGLFHEGEKEKKDGGALLSLVINPEACKRCGICIATCEPEALTAAARTADEIEQDRTLWRTWQKTPDTESHTIEHAIETGTLDPMAALLMSRYCSQAMAGGDGAEAGSGEKIALRMALSATEYQQQPLQYHFTQELNEARNHINELIQETLTDALPTDDLATLAENLQQVQGRHADLTTLTQRAEGSGIDTQRITRLVELAQNLGAAYWRLSEGKQGLGRARFGLAVAPGTLAQWAGVFPNNPFQAPVTLDMTGDAAQLAAGLLQGQLAEAVDTLNQLHQANKELGKNNKDQRHTLTWDNLTDDERRLCPPLFLVGSEAELGGRGFTQVAWLLNSGMPVKILVLSELDLGLDTRGVKAKPLASSQDARTDLGLMALAQRQAYVAQSSIAEPGHFRQSLKEALSFTGPALIRLHAPSPQRHGFTTDKTLEQAAAAVRSRAFPLFRYHPEEDGVFGSRITLEGNPEPQQAWVANDAEEPITPLSWAAAEERFASHFSTLEQGAASPIKTDDWLALEAGKRAGKTPFVEIDQEESTQRCQVSTELMAEVEKLSHIWRTLQELAGLVTPFTERVNREAEARVAEEHQAELDALKKEHERQIQAVRDGVQGDMAGQLRNRLMSLAGYK, encoded by the coding sequence ATGCCCAGCTTTAACGACATGGCCATACGTCTCTACCGACGTTTCTTCAATGTCTCTAACATCCATCCGGATGCCAAAGAGGCCGATGCCGTTATCGATGGCAACAGCGCCATTGCATTCACTGAGGCCTGTATCGCCGACGTCGCCGTCCTCGGCGGCACAGCTTCCGCCACTGGAGCCGCTCTGGCATGGCGTCATGAGGTTCAACGGCTCTCCAGTAATCTTTTTAGCGGCGCACTGAACAGCCAGGATACCGAAGGCCCCCGTGGCGCCCTGGCCGCAGCCATCGGTCAATCCATGGCAGGCAGAAGGGCTACCGCTTTCCTGTCAGCACCTGACTTGGCTACCGCCCAGGATTTGCTGGCGAACGCTGCCGGACGCCATCTGCCACTTGTGATCCATCTCAACAATCAGGCACTCCCGGCCCAGGGACAGGTTCTGGGAACGGGCCATGAAGCACTGCACCAGGCAGCCGACAGCGGCTGTTTTATCCTCTTTGCCGCCAATGTTCAGGAGGCCGTAGACTTTACCCTGATAGCTCGAAAGGTGGCAGAGGCTGCACTGATCCCTGGTCTGGTGGTGATGGATGGCGACCGCACTGCTCTCTCAACCCAGGAACTCCATCTCCCCTCTCCGGGACTGATCCACAACTTCCTTGGCGCCTCAAGCGAGCAGATCGATTCCCCTACCCCGGCTCAGGAGATCCTGTTCGGCAAACAACGTCCGCGGGTTCCCCGCTGGCATGATCTTGACCGCCCGATGCTTCAGGGCTCACTCCAGGACCCCACCACCTTTGCCTTGGGAGTCGCCGGTGACCGCCCCTATTTTGATCAGCACCTCGACGCCATACTGACCCAGACATTCGAGCAGTTTGCCAAGCTTTCCGGACGTCGATACAGCGAACTCTCCAGCCAAGGGGTGGAGGGGGCCAGCCTAGTCCTGGTGGCTCAGGGCTCGGCCGTCGAGACGGCTGAGGCCGTGGCCCGTCAACTTGGGAAAAAGGCAAAACTGAAAACAGGTGTACTCGGTATTCATTGCCTGCGCCCCTTCCCGGGAGCGAAGCTGATCAGCCAGCTCAGCGGCAAAGCATCGGTTGCCGTTCTTGAGCGGCTCGAAACCCCACTGGCAGGTGATCCGCCGCTGTTGCGGGAACTGCGGGCCGGTCTGGACCGCGCCCTGGAAAACAGCCGTTTTGGAGAGGCTGTCCACCCCGGCTATCCCGAGCTGGATGCCCAGCAGCGCCCTACCCTTCACTCGGCCATCTATGGCACAGGCGGCCTCCCGCTTGATGCAGCCGAACTCACCCACTGGTGCAAAGATCTAAAGGGTAAGCACCCTTCACGTGTTTATCTTGGGATCGACTTTCACAATAGCTCCAATACCCACCCAAAGCGTCAAGTCCTGCTGGATCGTATTCGCCGGGCATACCCTGATATCGAACAATTGGGAGTGCGCTTGAAGGGCGAAAGAGATGATTCCAGGCCCAATGGCACCCTCACGCTGAAAGTTTACCGACAGAGTGGAAGAGGCGGTGAAACCATTGCTGCTGAAGCTGGCAGTATGCTGCAGCACCTCGAAGACGGCTCGGTAAGGACCTTGCCTGGCCTCTCCTGGGATGATTGGGCGGGCTGGTCCAGCGACCTGATGCACCACACACCCGAAGGGTCCGGTGATCCCGGAGACAACACCCCCGTGGACTTTGCACTGGCCTGCAGTCCGGAGAATCTTGCCTCTGCACAGCTGCATCAGGCCTTGATACAAAATGCCGGGTTACTGGTCGCTGGTGCCGACAATGACGACCGGCTATGGCGCGCTCTTGGCGCTGAAACGCGGGCTGCCATCTTAAGCAAGTCCCTGGCTCTCTATCACCTACCACCACAGGATTTACCTGACTACTCCATCGTTTCAGATGCACCATCCAATGCAGAGATGGCGGATGCCTATCTCCTTGGCGGCCTCTTCGCTGCCCTGCAAAAACAGACCCTGATCGACCAAACCCTGCGGCGCATTCAAGCGACACTGGAGAAGAGCCTGGAAGGATTAAGTGATGCTGAACAGACGGCACTGACAAGCACTTTTGAAGCCGGTTTTGAAGCACTGCGGCAGGTTGAAACCAGCCAATTCAGTCATCCTGTTGGCAGCTCCGGCAACTGGAGTGATGATGCACCTCTGGCTATTCAGCACCTGGGGACTAGCGACAGAACCATCGGCAGCCTGCCACGATTCTGGGATCAGGTCGGTATCCTTCACCGCGATGGCAGCAGTGACACGCTCACCGCCGACCCCTTTCTCTCCACCGGTGCCATACCGCCCCTCAGCGCCACTTTCCGTGATCTCAGCGAACCCGGCAGCGCCATCCCGGCATTTTCACCGGAAGCCTGTACCGGCTGTGGCGACTGCTGGACCGCCTGTCCCGACAGCGCCATCGGCGTCGTGGCAATGACCCCTTCGAGCCTGGTTAACGGCGGCATTCAAATGGCAGGTGCCGATGCTGTGCGGCAGATCGGCTCAAAACTTGCGGCCAGGATCAGCGCCTTGGGCAGAAGCGGCGATACTGACGGAAACCTTGCGGGCGAGCTATTGGGCCAGGCCTGGGATTGGCTTCAACAGAAGGCCCCGCTGCCGGAAGAGCGTAAAGCGACCATCCAGGAAGGCTTTGACCGCCTGGTCAATCAGATCGGCAACCTGCCGATGGCGATTACTGACGGCCTGTTCCATGAGGGAGAGAAAGAGAAAAAAGATGGTGGCGCCCTACTCTCCCTGGTGATCAACCCCGAGGCTTGCAAGCGGTGCGGCATCTGTATTGCCACTTGTGAACCTGAAGCCCTGACAGCCGCCGCCCGGACGGCAGATGAGATCGAACAGGACCGCACATTATGGCGTACCTGGCAAAAAACCCCGGACACAGAATCGCATACTATTGAACACGCTATAGAGACCGGCACGCTGGACCCAATGGCAGCACTACTGATGTCCCGTTACTGCTCCCAGGCGATGGCGGGGGGTGATGGCGCAGAGGCTGGGTCCGGTGAAAAGATCGCCCTTCGCATGGCCCTTTCTGCCACAGAATATCAACAGCAGCCGCTGCAGTATCATTTCACTCAGGAGCTGAATGAAGCGCGCAACCACATCAATGAGCTGATCCAGGAGACCCTTACCGACGCCCTGCCGACCGATGATCTAGCGACTCTGGCAGAGAATCTCCAACAGGTGCAGGGGCGCCATGCCGATCTTACCACCCTAACTCAGCGTGCCGAGGGAAGCGGCATCGACACCCAACGCATAACCCGGCTGGTAGAGTTGGCACAAAACCTCGGCGCTGCCTACTGGCGGCTATCGGAAGGGAAACAGGGCCTGGGCCGAGCTAGATTCGGCCTGGCCGTGGCCCCCGGCACACTTGCCCAATGGGCGGGAGTTTTTCCCAACAATCCCTTCCAGGCGCCGGTTACTCTGGATATGACAGGCGATGCGGCCCAACTGGCCGCGGGCCTGCTCCAGGGTCAGCTGGCAGAAGCGGTTGATACCCTGAACCAGCTGCATCAGGCGAATAAGGAACTGGGCAAAAACAACAAGGATCAGCGCCACACTCTGACCTGGGACAACCTTACCGATGATGAGCGCAGGCTCTGCCCTCCGCTGTTTCTGGTGGGCAGTGAAGCCGAACTGGGTGGACGCGGCTTCACCCAGGTAGCCTGGCTGCTCAATTCCGGCATGCCGGTAAAGATTCTTGTGCTGAGCGAGCTGGACCTGGGGCTTGATACCCGGGGTGTTAAAGCAAAGCCTCTGGCCTCCAGTCAGGATGCACGCACCGACCTTGGGCTGATGGCACTGGCCCAGCGCCAAGCCTATGTCGCCCAGAGTTCTATCGCTGAGCCGGGGCACTTCCGCCAGAGCCTGAAAGAGGCCCTGAGTTTCACCGGTCCCGCCCTGATTCGTCTCCATGCACCCAGCCCACAGCGTCACGGCTTTACCACGGACAAAACCCTGGAACAGGCAGCGGCTGCGGTGCGCAGCAGGGCCTTTCCACTGTTCCGTTATCACCCGGAAGAGGATGGCGTTTTTGGCAGCCGGATTACCCTGGAAGGCAACCCGGAACCCCAACAGGCCTGGGTTGCCAATGACGCTGAAGAACCCATAACACCACTCTCCTGGGCGGCAGCGGAAGAGCGCTTTGCCAGCCACTTTTCCACTCTGGAACAGGGCGCTGCATCGCCGATAAAAACGGATGACTGGCTCGCCCTGGAGGCTGGCAAGCGAGCCGGCAAGACCCCCTTCGTTGAAATCGACCAAGAGGAGAGCACACAGCGCTGCCAAGTCTCCACAGAGCTGATGGCTGAAGTTGAGAAGCTGAGCCACATCTGGCGCACCCTGCAGGAGTTGGCAGGGCTTGTCACGCCGTTCACGGAGCGGGTTAATCGTGAAGCGGAGGCGCGTGTTGCTGAGGAGCATCAGGCGGAACTGGATGCACTGAAAAAAGAGCACGAAAGGCAGATACAAGCAGTTCGGGATGGCGTTCAGGGCGATATGGCTGGCCAATTACGGAATAGATTGATGTCTCTGGCCGGGTATAAATAA